Proteins encoded by one window of Aspergillus chevalieri M1 DNA, chromosome 6, nearly complete sequence:
- a CDS encoding uncharacterized protein (COG:K;~EggNog:ENOG410PRHZ): MIYMGRPFIIPQASSRSPQPNSGDSTIHEVPDIVNTLRKDSLSAAFRVIELCQLLQDSVGLARASYTEFNGCRVALLALIAHSIIEPTRKISSALTQGMCLIRQICAGLESARSDVAVIEVLELARQRLHSHTNAERRQTEDAAGYDQFKEWAKLWRAGPVDGSDIFASTDMNPTPEQHSPHSGFSFDGFFSSFPNELGEFAAIPGLNYDLALAGSSEWIMD; the protein is encoded by the coding sequence ATGATCTATATGGGTCGGCCTTTCATCATACCCCAAGCGTCGTCAAGATCACCTCAACCTAACTCGGGCGATTCCACAATTCATGAAGTTCCAGATATTGTGAATACTCTACGCAAGGACTCACTGAGTGCTGCATTTCGAGTGATCGAGCTGTGTCAGCTGTTACAAGACTCTGTTGGCCTCGCGCGTGCCTCGTATACTGAATTCAACGGGTGTCGCGTTGCTTTATTGGCTCTTATTGCCCACAGTATCATTGAACCAACACGCAAGATATCCAGTGCCCTGACTCAAGGCATGTGTCTTATCCGCCAGATCTGCGCAGGGCTGGAATCTGCCCGATCTGATGTCGCTGTCATCGAAGTGCTTGAGCTGGCAAGGCAACGACTGCATAGTCACACTAATGCAGAGAGACGTCAGACAGAAGATGCAGCAGGCTATGATCAATTCAAAGAATGGGCAAAGCTTTGGCGCGCTGGTCCCGTGGATGGTAGCGACATCTTCGCTTCGACAGATATGAACCCCACACCGGAGCAGCACTCTCCCCACTCTGGTTTCTCTTTTGATGGGTTCTTCTCATCTTTTCCCAACGAGCTGGGTGAATTTGCCGCTATCCCAGGACTAAATTACGATTTGGCACTGGCTGGAAGTTCTGAATGGATCATGGATTAA